CTCGCTTCTCCGCCCCTCCCGGCTCGGCCCGGCCCCAGCTCGGCCACAGCCCCGAGCTCTGGGGCGGCGCAGGCAGCCTCGGGACTCTCCCGCGCGCCGCCGCGTCCCCAGACAAAGGCTTGGCCGGCGGCCCCGGCCCGCTGCGCCCTCCGCTCCCCACCTCCCGGGCTCGCCGCTCTTCGCCCCCGCTCCCGGCTCGGCGCGCCCCGGCCGGCTGCAAAGTTtcccgggcggcggcggcggcggcgcctcgCGTGAGCGATGGCCGCGGAGCTGAGCATGGGGCCCGAGTTGCCCACCAGCCCGCTGGCCATGGAGTACGTCAACGACTTCGACCTGCTCAAGTTCGACGTAAAGAAGGAGCCGCTGGGGCGCGCGGACCGCCCGGGCCGGCCCTGCACGCGCCTGCAGCCAGCCGGCTCGGTGTCGTCCACACCGCTCAGCACGCCGTGCAGCTCGGTGCCCTCGTCGCCCAGCTTCAGCCCAACCGAACAGAAGACCCACCTCGAGGACCTGTACTGGATGGCGAGCAACTACCAGCAAATGAACCCCGAGGCGCTCAACCTGACGCCCGAGGACGCAGTGGAGGCGCTCATAGGCTCGCACCCAGTGCCACAGCCGTTGCAGAGCTTCGACGGCTTCCGCGGCGcgcaccaccaccatcaccaccaccacccacacccgCACCACGCGTACCCGGGCGCCGGCGTGGCGCACGACGAGCTGGGCCCACACGCGCACCcgcaccatcaccatcatcaccaagcGTCGCCGCCGCCGTCCAACGCGGCCAGCCCCGCGCAGCAGCTGCCCACCAGCCACCCCGGGCCTGGGCCGCACGCAGCGGCCGCGGCGACAGCGGCTGGTGGTAGCAGCAGCGTGGAGGACCGCTTCTCCGACGACCAGCTCGTGTCCATGTCCGTGCGCGAGCTGAACCGCCACCTGCGGGGCTTCACCAAGGACGAGGTGATCCGCCTGAAGCAGAAGCGGCGGACCCTGAAGAACCGGGGCTACGCCCAGTCGTGCAGGTATAAACGCGTCCAGCAGAAACACCACCTGGAGAATGAGAAGACGCAGCTCATTCAGCAGGTGGAGCAGCTTAAGCAGGAGGTGTCCCGGCTGGCCCGCGAAAGAGACGCCTACAAGGTCAAGTGCGAGAAACTCGCCAACTCCGGCTTCAGGGAGGCGGGCTCCACCAGCGACAGCCCCTCCTCTCCCGAGTTCTTTCTGTGAGTCGTGGCCGCTCCCGGCCCCCGCCCTTCCCCCGGCCCGGGCTCCCCGTCCCGTGTCCCCAGCCCCGGACTCCCCCGGACCCTGTCCCTGCCACGGCCCCAGCCATGACCTGTTTGACTTGAGGGAGAGGGCGGAAGGGCGCGCGGGACGCGGGCGACGGGAGGGCGCGCGGGCAGGCAGGGGACCTTGGCCAAGGCGAGAGCGGTGAGCGCCAGCGGCGCCTCCTAGACTCGAGCAGAGCCAGAGGGAGGCGAGGGGGTGGGAAGTCCCAGAGCAACTTTTCTCCAGGCTGGAGGGCGGCAAGGCATAGTCGCGAGGAGTCGCCAAGGCCGTCTGGAGACTCCTGGCTTCCTGAACTTTGCGCGTTAAGCCGGGGCCGCTTCCTCGCGGCCCGGAGCGTAATCCAGCCCAGCAAGAGAGCAgcgaggagaggaaaggagagggacaCTGGCGTCCCGGCAGGCGCGAGGCGAGGCTGagcgaaggaaggaaggacagacgGACCTGTCTGTCCAGGGTCCGGAGAACACTGGCTCTCAGCCCCGAGACGCGGGCCTCAGTTAGGACGTTCTGCGCGGAAATCTCATCAGTTTTATTGCCTGCTCgattatatagaaaaaaatacgaaaatctgcattaaaaatattaatcctgCATGCTGGACATGTATGgtaataatttctattttgtacCATTTTCTTGTTTAACTTTAGCATGTTGTTGATCATGGATCATAACCCCCTTGTTTCTTTGGGTGAGAAGGGATCGCAGTTCGGAAACTCCGGCGGCTGCTTGTCGGGTTTCAGTCTATGGGCTGTAGGCTTGTAAATACCCGCCCCGCCAAACCGCTTAAGAGAACCTGGCAGCAAGCTGAGTGTCTTTGTTTGGGTTTATTATTATGGCAtttttttgtaagtaaaaaaaaaaaaaaaaaaaaaaaaaaaaaacttctgggcATTTGCATCAGAAAACAACTTTGTCTTGGGGCACCCTTGGAAATTGCatgttttctccccctcccctgccccctttcGGTCCTCTTTTCCTCCCGTTCtagttttcaattttgtttttgttgggagAAAGAGGACTGGGGTCCCAGCTCCCTAGTACCAGGGCAGGGCAGCTGCAGAGTTTCACACCCTGGAGGCCGGGGAGTGTCCTCACATCACCTGGTTTTAGGGCTACGTTGACACCCCtaacaagaaaggaaaggaaaacagatcttgtttgctttttatagCAACCAGAATCACCCCAGGGCCCCCACGAAACTCTCCAGGCCCGCACTAATTGCTGGGGCCGAAATGCTCCTCAGGTGACCGGCTTCGCCAGCCCAGACTGCCCAACGGTGACCTGAACTTATGTTGAACCAATCACCACACTCAGAAAGTACCAGAAACCCAAACATTGGCAAGTAATTTTGCAACTTTCAAGCGCGTTCTTTAGACCAATATGTTATGTGTGTTTCTTTCCCTGCTTTTGAGATAGCGGGAGAGTTATTGGTGGTGTTACCCCCGCCCCCTTCAGTTGTATAGTAGTTATAGGGAAGATCtgggtgttttttctttattattactttttttcccctgcaggTCAGTAAGAGGATTTAAGTTGCACTGACAAAAATACCAAAATGAAAGCGTATTTTTTAGTTCTCATTTGAAATTGCTGGCGCTGCTGGCCGGATGCAGTTTTGAGTTTGTATTAGTTGATAAATTAACAGTAATAACAAGATTGTATGAACCGCATGGTGCTTGCAGTTTTAAATATTGTGGATATTTGTCCTGCATCAGAAACGAGCTTCGGTTTTTACGGATTCAACTGTGTTGAAATCAAATTTGCCTCAacagaaattgtttttatttcatgtacaATAAGGGATCAATTTCAAACCCTGCTtatgatatgaaaatattaaaacctaGTCTATTGTAGTTTTATTCAGActggtttctgttttttggttattAAAATGGTTTCCTATTTTGCTTATTAAAACCATGGAAATGGTGTTTATTTACAGGACTCCGCGTTCgcctgtcttttcttctcttgcctcttcaaGTATCGCCCCAGTTTGGGCGGCACTCTCATCCTTCCCCCGGCCAGTGGGGAAACAGACAAATCTGGGCAAAGCTCTCCcttgagtgtgtgagtgtgtgtgtgtgtacctgagCCTCAAACGTGTCTTTTGCTTCTCACTCTAGGTACGGACACCGGTCAGGAGCCGGTTGATGAGCGGAGAGGGGGCACGCGCCACTTTGGCGGAGCTTTCAGGCTTGGGCAGCAGGACTGGTCTGCTAGCCTGCTGGCTCTGAGGTTGGCTGAACCCAGGAAGCCGAGAGCTGCCACCCTGATGGGGAAGCAGGGTGTTTCTGGCAATCAGGCTCGTGGGCCCTGCCATTCTGGCCCTCCTGCTTGGAACATCTGCTGGGAGCAACCAGAATTGCTCTAGAATGCCGGCTCTGAGTGGAGGCCTagccccctctcccccagggcTTGTGAAAGCAGGTGGAATCCAGCACGAGGTCTTGGGGTGTAAGACCCTGCAGACAGGAAGCCCATCCGTGCAAACCGTTTGCTGCCACTCAGGCCTGGAGCCCTCAGCCCCAAGGAAGGGCACTGCACCATCGGACCAGGATCTCAATGACTCCACAAATCGGGGGTCGTAGGGGGTTGGGGCATTGTTCTGGTGCGGCAGCTCTGCCCATATGTCCTCGACAGGGATGTGGTCCCAGAACCTTTCCTTTCCCAGACTCTTAGAGGAGGCGAGGTCGTCTATCTAGGTTTCTCCAAACCCCTCTCAGCCTTCTCGCAATCCCATCTTTAACTCTGGGTAGGaacctccccctcccaccacctctGGAAGAATTCTCTGCTTCTTTGGCAATGGCAGGTTCCAAGGGGTTTCTGATCTACCCAGTATCTGCAGTCCGGGAGACTCAGCTTTCCAGCCCTCGGGCTCCCTGGCCCGGAATTCCTAACGTGGAATTTCAGGACCTGAATGGGGAGATGCAGGAAACCCAAGCAGTAGAACCCCAGCCAGGAACTAGAGCTGGAAAGAgccaaggagaagaaaggggacGGTGAAACGAACAGGCAATAGATTTTGGCCTAGGTCCCTGGAGGCCTGGGATTGGTGGTCAGGGTATGGCAAAGAGGGGGGAAAATCCTGACAGTAAGGATACAAATAATACCAGGGTAATGTACATTTAGCAGAACTTTGGTGTTGTCCGGGAGGAGAGAAGTCAGAGGTTCTAGCTTGAATTAAATTCCAAGGCCCAGTTCATTTCACCATCCAGAAGAGGTACCTGGCAGGGAGGGCTTTGGCTGTGATCTGGGAGCAGGATGGAAGCTGAGTCTGGCTGTGGGTTGACTCTACCGGTGCACGCACGGCAGGAGGAGCAAGGGGGTATGATAGCTGGGTAACtgcgtgtgcacgtgcacacgcacagAAGGGGTAAATGCGTGCCCACATGAACGGGGTATCCCCTTTGGGGCAAAAAAAGGCCTGGCAGGTGGAGCTCTGGAAGAAATCCGGATGCGTGGCTCGGGGGACCAAGGGAGATCACCAGGACTCCATGCGGTGGAGACTTGACTCCCTTTGGCATCCTCCCAAGCCGACTGGCATCCTCCACCTCTAGAGTCACCTGGACTCCGCCAGAAAAGCCTCTGGGCTGGGAAGGGTCGCCAACTCCAAAGCGTTGTTCCTccttccccagagcacagagacacacacacacagtccagtGACCGACATCATCACGCTGCATCCAGAACGACACTGTGGCTCAGGCCGGTTTAGAGTGACCATTTGCATCTCTGAGAAGCTGACAATCCCACGACACAGTCCTAGAGACACACTGACACACAGGTACACAGACATCCACATCCTGCATCCACACTGATGCCCTCTCGGGCACTGTTAGTCCCTGCGCAACCCACCATTGGAGCACCAACCGGCCCGGGCGCACGCGGACGAGAGCAGGGCGTCGGAGGAGGCCGGGACCTCCAGCAAGCAAGTTCCGGCCACGTCCCTGCCCGCCGCCTCGCCGCAGACCCGGCGCCCAGAAGCTCCGGAAAGCGACCGGGGGCCCGAGGTCCTTGGGTTCGTCCCATCCCGGCGGCGCCTTGCAGGCCGGAGGCTCCTTTCGGTTCCCACCACTCCCCGCCACCCACAGGCTCCTCGCGACCCTCCGTGAGCCGGGGGAAAAAATCGTCCCCACGTCGGGTGTGCTCCACGCCAGCACGGGTCCCACGCAGACAGGCTGGCGCCTGCCCTTGGGAGCGCATGCCGAGACAGACACCGGGCCCCGAGACGGTGGCTCCGCTGCGGCCCGCGCCCCGGGCCGGGGAGGACCCGGGCCGGTCGAGAGCGCAGGCCCCCGCTTGCGACCCCGGAATCTCATGGGCGCGCGGGAGGCCGTGCTGGCTGGACCGGTCGGGGAAGGCGCCATCAGCTCCACTCTCCTGTCTGCTCGCGTCCTGACTTTCTTTGCCATTTCCCTTTCCTCAGCTCTTCCTTTGGGAAACTCATCATTTCAGAAAACTTTCTCCCTCCGGTTCCCATCCCCgccccttttttcctttctcttctgccttttATTCCGGCGCTGACTGGCTGAGAGGGCTTTGAGAGCGGGCTCTGAGGTGCCGGGTAAGTGTGGGGAGGAGTGGAGAGATGGAGATGAGAGCCTGGCGCCCCCAGAGCCACCGCGCAGGGCCGGAGCCCTGGCCAGCTGTTCTGGGCTCCCGCCGGCCCGATTCCGCtatcctccctttcccctcctcatcCTTCCCCCAGCGGCAGGGCTGGTTGGGGACGGACCCGGAGCAAGGTCCTCGCTGGTGCGAGAGGGGACCGGTCGGTCTCCACTCTCCGTGAAAGGGGtccctggggagctggggctgggtCCGACACCCAGACCCTTCTTTCCGCACAGCCAGGCTTCCTTCAGTCCAGGGTCTCTGGGCATTTCTGTGGCAGGACAACCCCCTCCCCTGTCAGAGGTGCCCACCTGACCCCTGCCCACTCCAGCTGTGCCCACCTAGGGGCCTCACAGTGGGAGCTGCCAGTAACCACTCCAGGTAACCCAAGATGGTCGTTTCACTTTTTCTGTGACCTAGAGATGCAGCTTCTGCCACAGCCGGCAAAACCCTCAGCCACCCATCCCCACTCCTCAAGTTCTTTCTCTCCAGGCCTGGGAAGCAGCTGGGTTTAGAGACTAGTTCCCTTGCAGGCTTTCAGACGCAAAACCCGCTTCTGAGCCCTTctgttttcagaaaggaaaaccCAGCACTGGCGTCTTGCGTAACCCTTCCCTCTACAGCCCTCTGTCCGCCCGCCTGGCCTCACAACCCTGAGATAGCAGTGTTTGGATTTGTTATGTAAGGACGGGAGGATTAGAGGTTtgctctgcccctcctccccccaccaaaataaAAGTCCTCACATGGCGTATCCTGTAGACAGTGTCTTCTGCAGCAGCAGCTCTCCTGAAAGAATTCAGTCAGGGTAGAAGAGCTGCTCCGGAGCTTGTGCCCAGCACAATACTTGGGGGAGACTTGCCAGCTTGCCATGAAGGGAGAGTCCCAAGTGCAGGGTGTACCTGGTTTGAGGAAGCAGCCACCATGAACCGTCCCAGGCTGGTACTTACCAGGCTCAGAGGACTAGCCTCCTCTTGGGGAAGGCAGATGCTTCTGCTGCTGGAATTTCATCATTTCTGCACTTCTTGCCCCTGGAGCAAGGTGTCCAGACCCTGGAGAGCACCCCTTTCACCTGGGGAGCCCACTTTCTCTGTGCCTTGTGTGTCTTCACCATGTGCTACATGCATTTCCCGTGCCTTACACGTGTTCTTAATATCTTGTACCCTTCTCCCTTGTCCTGCACATATTGTCTTAAGAGATGCATTTAGATAAGAACATCAGAGCTAACTGTTCTCAGCCGGAGGAAATTAAATATATCAGAGAAGTTGCTGCTCCAGTTTGGAAAACAACCTACCTTATTAATAACGATTTGTTCCAAAGCAAATCTTGGTTTTAGCTGCGTCTCTGCATTCTTTGCATGTGAAAGTTCTTTCATGTAAAATAGCCACTCATTACAGACTCCTTTTTATTGGCATCAACAAAAAGATGATGTCCTCTAGGCTGGAGGGACCGCCACAGAGGCAGCGCGAGGAGGCCTGCAGCTTTTGGAAGAAGCCCGTTGCAGCGTGAGAAGAGACCCGAAGCCCACAAATCCAATGTTTATattgttgtgttttcctttttggaGCTTGGGGGCTTTTACCAGGACTTGCACTTCGTCCAGTAAATAGACGGGGTGGGAAGCTAGAGGGTGTCCATTTCGGAGCCGGGGATGGTGAGGTGGACATTGAGCCTGGCCTGTGACTCCATCAGAAGTCAGGAAACGAGGCTGTCCTGAGCTTACTCTCAAGTCCCTTTGTTTCTTCTGATCTGTCACTTTCACTGCCCTGACCCTGCCAGGGTTACTTCCATCTGTGTCCTACTGAGGAGAGCCCATGGGCCTGGGCTGGTCTGGGGACAGCAAAGGGCTGCACTTCCCAGTGCAGGACTCGGCATCTGCCCTCCTTTGTGTCCTGGGAATCCGAGCCTAGTACATGTCCATGGCCATGGACCGGGGCAAGCAGATCTCAGTGCATACAAGGTCTGATCAGATCATGAGGTTAATCCCATTATGACATTTCACTTAACTCTCTGAGAGCGGGCTGCTAGTACCCATGCCGGTCAGGGATGCACAAGTAGTCCTAGAGTGGTCATCTCTTACCCAGGGCCACCCAGTGCAGGGTCTAGGACTTGAATCCTCCCCTAGCTGATGccaaaatttgtatttttgccACCAAGCCCCATAAGTCCACTCTCCCTTATCTGAAACACTTGGGAGGGGGGTAGAGCTTGGGGAAAAGTATGGACCGGTGGGAAATAGCCCTTTTGGGGGacagtttcctttttaattcccTTTGCAGAGTGCAGTCACTTTCTTGGGGGCATATGTAATGCGCTCCAGCCACGGGGCTCCCTGCCCCGGCACGGAGATGGGGAATGGGGCCTTGGAGATGCAGCAGGACAAACACCACACATGGGTCAGAGGGACACTGCAGGTCCGTTGCTCATTTCAGACTCTCGTGGAGGAGCCAGCAAGgtggttatgtgtgtgtgtgtgtgtgtgtgtgtgtgtgtgtgtgtgtgtgtgtgtgtgttggggggaggccCACCTGGGCATTGTTAGGCTTGGGACATTGGTGCTGTCTGTAATCAATCAGAGTCCTTTCACCTTTTATCTGTTCTCAACTGAACTTTCCAAAAAATGTATCGTAATGATCAGAGCAAGTGTTTATAGAAGAAGTAGCCTCTAGGTGAGGCAATTTTAATGGAATTACTCATAGATGAACCAAAGCTGTTTCCAGTATGATATTGGAGCTTTGGACCTGCACAGAGATGTGCTTGCACTCTTAAGCAGGCACCTGCAGAAACACGTGTGTAACTCATGTTTACATACACAGAGAAAGGCACATAGGTGCACACACACTTAAACGCAGAATCCAcgtgtgcttatttgccatacATGCACTCTCAGCGTCACgtgaacacacacatgcatgtacattGCACATGGATCCACAGGTGTGTATCCATGCCCGTGGGCATGCATGTCCAAATGCTCATACACAGCCATTTACACGGTGCGCATGGAGTGTGCAAAATTATGCACATGCCCATTTGGATTTATACTCACACTGAAATACAATTGACTGCATACGTATATACACTCTCACGAAATGCACGTGGgtcacatacacaaacacacacgttgTACGTTGAACACTGGCCTTCATATTCATTCACACACAAGCACCATGTCACAAGTGAAATGTGGCACTGGTGGGGTTAATGGAGGCTCAGACTCCCATAAATATTTATACGAAGCACTCAAGCTCTCAAAGTGGGAGACGAAACCTCTCCCTGCAAGCCGCTGTAAATCATGCAGCTGCTGTGTGGTACCTGTCAGATCCAGGGCTGTGTGATTCTGGACTTGTTCCATGAGGGCAGCCATATACGTGCTGGAGCACACGGCCCTCTCCCCG
This region of Physeter macrocephalus isolate SW-GA chromosome 14, ASM283717v5, whole genome shotgun sequence genomic DNA includes:
- the MAFB gene encoding transcription factor MafB yields the protein MAAELSMGPELPTSPLAMEYVNDFDLLKFDVKKEPLGRADRPGRPCTRLQPAGSVSSTPLSTPCSSVPSSPSFSPTEQKTHLEDLYWMASNYQQMNPEALNLTPEDAVEALIGSHPVPQPLQSFDGFRGAHHHHHHHHPHPHHAYPGAGVAHDELGPHAHPHHHHHHQASPPPSNAASPAQQLPTSHPGPGPHAAAAATAAGGSSSVEDRFSDDQLVSMSVRELNRHLRGFTKDEVIRLKQKRRTLKNRGYAQSCRYKRVQQKHHLENEKTQLIQQVEQLKQEVSRLARERDAYKVKCEKLANSGFREAGSTSDSPSSPEFFL